The Corallococcus exiguus genome segment TGAAGTTCACCTTCACCGGCACCATCACCGTGGCGCAGGCGCTGAAGGACGGGCACATCGAGCTGCGCGTCACCGACACCGGCACCGGCATCCCCGCGCACGAGCTGCCCCGCCTCTTCGAGCGCTTCCACCGCGTGCACGGCGCCCGCGCGCGCTCCCACGAAGGCTCCGGCATTGGCCTGGCGCTGGTGCACGAGCTGGTGCGGCTGCACGGCGGCACCCTCACCGTCCAGAGCGAGCTGGAGCGCGGCACGACCTTCACCGTGTGCATCCCCACGGGCTTCGCCCACCTGCCGCTGGAGCACGTGACGTCCGCGAAGAGCCAACGCTCGCTGCCCGCGGGCGCGGACCCCTACGTGCGCGACGCGCTCGGCTGGCTGACGGACGTGCCGTCCCCGCCGGCCAATGACGACGGGACGCCCCCAACCATCGACCCGGCGCCGCTGGGGATGGAGGAGCGCGGGCGCGTGCTGCTCGCGGACGACAACGCGGACATGCGCGAGTACGTGGGCCGGCTGCTCGGCGCGCACTGGACGGTGGAAGCGGTGGCGGACGGCGAGGCCGCGCTCCAGGCCGCGCTCGCCCGGCCCCCGGACCTCATCCTGTCCGACGTGATGATGCCCCGGCTGGACGGCTTCGGGCTGCTCCAGGCCCTGCGCGCGGACGAGCGCACCCGCACGGTGCCCGTCATCCTGCTGTCCGCCCGCGCGGGCGAGGAGGCCCAGGAAGAGGGCCTCAACGCTGGCGCGGATGACTACCTGGTGAAGCCCTTCTCCACCCGCGACCTGCTCGCGCGCGTCACCGCGCAGCTCACGCGCTCCCGGCTGCGCAAGCTGGAGGCCGCGCACGGCGAGCGGCTGGCGCGCATCTTCCAGCACACGCCCGTGGGCATCGCCATCCTGCGCGGCCCGGAGCACGTCTTCGAGTTCGCCAACCAGAACTACCTCAAGCTCGTCGCCAACCGGGACGTGACGGGCAAGGCCATCCGCGACGCCCTGCCGGACCTGGCGCGCCAGGGCATCTACGAGCTGCTGGACGGCGTCTTGACCACGGGTGAGCCGTACATCGGCCGCTCCCTGCGCGTCGTCTTCAACGACGGCCCCAACCAGTCCGCGCGCGAGGTGTTCTTCGACTTCGTCTACCAGCCCATGAGCGACGCGAAGGGCCAGGTGGAGTCCATCATCGTGGTCGCCTTCGACGTGACGGAGCTGGCCACCGCGCGCCGCGAGGCGGAGGCCGCCAACCGCGCCAAGGACGAGTTCCTCGCGATGCTCGGCCACGAGCTGCGCAATCCCCTGGCCCCCATCCTCACCGCGCTCCAGCTGATGCGCCTGAGGGGTGAAACGGCGGCGGAGCGTGAGCGCACGCTCATCGAGCGGCAGGTGACGCACCTGGTGCGCATGGTGGACGACCTGTTGGACGTCAGCCGCGTCACCCGGGGCAAGGTCACCCTCAAGCGCGAGCGCGTCACGCTCACCGACGTGGTGGCCAAGGCCATCGAGCAGATCAGCCCGCTCATCGACCAGCGCCAGCACACGCTGGAGGTGGACCTGCCTGACCGCGGCATGGACCTGAACGGCGACCCCACGCGCCTGGCGCAGGTGTTCGCCAACCTGCTCACCAACGCCGCCAAGTACACGGAGCCGGGCGGCTTCCTGGCCGTGACGGGCACGCGCGAGGGCCGCGAGCTCGTCCTCAGCGTGCGCGACACCGGCGTGGGCATCGCGCCGGAGATGCTGCCACGCGTGTTCGACCTCTTCGTGCAGGAGCATCAGGCCCTGGACCGCTCGCAGGGCGGATTGGGACTGGGGCTCGCCATCGCGCGCAGCCTGGTGATGCTGCACGAAGGCGCCATCAGCGCGCACAGCGCGGGCCGCGGCCGCGGCAGCACCTTCACCGTGCGCCTGCCCGCGCTGGAGGCGGAAGCCCCCGCCGCGCTGCCCACGCCGCAGCCCGGCGCGCTCGTCCCCCAGGAGCCCACCTCCGTGAGCGCGCGCGTGCTCATCGTGGACGACAACCGGGACGCGGCGGACGTGCTCTCCGAGTCCCTGGAGTTCCTCGGCTGCACGACGCGCGTGTCCTACGACGGCCCCAGCGGCCTGGAGGCGGCGAAGGAGTTCCGCCCTGAAATCGCGCTCCTGGACATCGGCCTGCCGGTGATGGACGGCTACGAACTGGCCCGCCTGCTGCGCCAGCAGGAGGAGCCCCGTCCCCTCAAGCTGGTGGCGGTGACGGGGTACGGCCAGGAGTCCGACCGCCAGCGCTCCAAGGCCGCGGGCTTCGACGCGCACCTGGTGAAGCCGCTGCACTTCGAGACGCTGGAGGCGCTGCTCAAGGACCTGACGGGCGACTGAGCAGCAGGCCGCCCGTCGTCCAGGGGACGTCCGGCCTCACGAAGCCGGGCCGGGCGGCGGCCAAGGCCTTATGCTCCGGCCCGACATGCCCACGCCTTCCGCGCCCTCCGCCTCCGTGGCGGACGGCGGACTCTTCTGCGAGCTGTACTGGGGCACCTCCCTGGCGGAGGCCTGGAGCTATGGCCCCGAGCTGGGCCAGGTCCACGCCGCGCCCGACGAAAAAGCCCCCCTGCCCCTCTACGGCTTCACGCTGCCGGAGGAGCCCTTCCTCCTCGCCGAACGCACTCCGAAGGGCTGGCGCATCCACGTGCCGCCGGCCGCCCGCGTGGAGAAGAGCCTCAAGGGCCACGACTTCCAACCGGTGGGCCCCGACGAGCTGACGGGCGCCCCGGGCCGCACGGCGGTGGAGCTGCGCGAGGGCATGACGCTGCGCCTCGTGGAGGGCGAGCTGAACCTGCTGCTGCAGCCGTCGGTGGTGAAGGAGCGCGCGGGGCGCTTCCGCGTGCGGGACGTGGCCTGGCTCATCACGGTGGCCATCCTCTTCCTGAGCGCGCCCGTCGCCTTCCTCGTCATGGGGCCGGATCCGGCGCGCATGGCCGCGAACAACGCGCGGGCGCTGCAGGTGGCCCACGACAAGGAAGAGGCGCGGCGCAAGGCCATGGGGTTGGACAAGCCGATGAAGCCCATGACGGAAGCCGAGCGCGCCACGCAACAGCAGGACGGCGGCGTGCGCGTCACCGTCCCGGCGAGCTTCGGCGTGCGCTAGGACGCGGGCTCAGGGCCCCAGGCCCACCCAGACCTCGCCGTCCTCGAAGTACTCCTTCTTCCAGATGGGCACGTCCTGCTTGAGCCGCTCGATGGCGTACTCACAGCCCAGGAAGGCCTCCTTGCGGTGCGCGGACGCCGCGGCGATGACGACGGCCAGCTCGCCCGGCACCAGGGTGCCCACGCGGTGCATGATGGCCAGCCGCGTCCCCGGCCACGTGCGCGCCACCTCGTCGCCAATCTCCGTGAGCTTCGCCTCCGCCATGGGCGCGTAGGCCTCGTACTCCAGCCGGAGCACGCGCCGGCCCTTCGTCTGGTCGCGCACGGCGCCGGAGAACGTCACCAGCCCGCCCGCCCCTTGCGAGGCCACCGCGTCCACGACCTCCGCGAGCTGGAGCGGCCGGCCCACCACGGAGAAGAGGCGCGGCGCCCCACCGGCCACGGGCGGAATCAACGCCAGCTCCGCGTCCGGCGCCACCGGTGAGTCCAGCCCCACGAACTGCTGCTGCACCGCCACGCGCAGGTGCGGCAGGAGCGGCGCCAGCGGAGGGTGCTTCGAGGCGAGCAACGCGAGCACGTCCGAGACGCGCGCCCCGGGAGGCACGTCCAACGACTCGCGGGACAGGCCCGCGCGCTCGCGGGCCGCGGCGAAGTACAGCACCGTGACGGACATGGCCTGCCTCCTGCTTGCGTGTCCCTAGCGCTCGCGCAGCACGACGCGGCCCTGGAGCCGCCCGCCGCCGTCCACCGGGGAGAAGTCGAGGAACCCGTACTCGAAGGGGGTGAACTTCTCCAGGAGCGCCGTCACGAAGAGCTGGCTCATCAGGAGCTTCGCCGTCGCGACGCCCGGCACCGAGCGCACCCCGGCGAGGTCCGCCCGCAGCTGCCCCATGTCCACCATCAGCGACAGGTGGCCCGGCCCGAACGCCTCCGCGCCGAAGCGCGTGCGCAGCGTCTTGCCCACGTCCCCCAGCTCGCGGCCGTTGAGCACCTCGCCCGCCTCCAGCGTGGCGCGCTCCGGGGTGAGCGTGAGCGACACCGGCTGCTCCATGAGCCGCGTGCGGAAGCGCGTGGTGCCGCCCTGCGCCTCCTTCTGGAAGACGAGCCCGTTGTCCTGCAGCTGCTTCTGGATGAGCTGGAGCACCGGCGGCACGGACGCGAGGCCCGCCTCCATCACCACCGTGCCCTTGGGCGCGGGGCGCTGGTCCTGGATGAAGCTCCGGAAGAAGGCCGCCGCGTCGAAGTAGACGAGCATCGTCACGTCGCCGCGCAGCGCCTTGAGGAGCGGCTCCGCGTCCAGCCCCTGCTTGCGCCAGCGCTCCAAAGTCCGCTGCCGCCGGGGCGACTCCGGCGAGCCGAACACCAGCCGCGCCAGCTCCTCCGGAGGCACCGAAAGCTGCGCCGCCGCCACCGGCCCCACCGCCGCGCGTCCCAGCAGCTGCGACGCCGGCCCCCGCGCGCCGCCCAGCAGCGGCCGGGACGAGGCCAAGAAGCCGTCCAGCTCCGCCTGGTCCGCCTGCACCGCGAGCGCGCCGAAGAAGCCGCGCACCGGCATGTCCTCCTTCTCCGCTTCCGGCACCGGCGGCGCGGAGAAGAGGAACACGCTGCCGTCGCGCACCTTGCCGCGCAGCTCCGCCAGGAGCGCGTTCTCGGAGATGCCCGGCCCGGACAGCGCCTCCACCTTGCGGCGCACGAGCTCCACGTCCGGAGACTCCGCCACCGCCAGCGCCTTCACCGTCTCCCCGGGCTCCGGCGCGTCCGGCGAATCCGGCACCGCGAGGTACACGTAGCCCCGGTCCGCGAAGAGCAGCATGGCGTTGCCACCGTCCACCGGCTCCACGCGCGCGCTGCCGTCCTCACGGGGCAGCACCCGGTGGCCGGCGCTCCGCAGCTCCCGCACCACGGCCGCGAGCGCCGCCCGCGAATCCGTCACGCCCAGGAGCGCCACCACGCCGTCGAAGTCCGGAAGGAGGAAGAAGCCGAAACCCTCCTCGGGGTCCACCTCCGAGGGACCGGGCCCCAGGCTGCGCAGCAGCAGCGGCACGAGCGGCGTGTCCGCCAGCGTCTGGCGCATGTTGCCCTCGCCCACCAGCCGCCCGTAGAAGTTCACCAACCCCTCCACGTTGCCGCGCAGACGGGGCACCCACAGCACGGTCTGCGCGTCCTCGGGCACCGCGCGGAGCACCGGGCGCGGCACCACGGTGAGCACCACCCGGGCCAGCTCCTTGTCCCCGTCCAGCGCCCGCACGGTGTAGCGGCCGGCGGTGGCCCACGCGTGGCGGACGCCCGGCACCGTCTGGGGCGGCGTGCCGTCCCCGAAGTCCCAGGTGATGGAGGGCGCCTTCGGGGAGGTGGAGCCGAAGGCCTCCGGCACTCCCGCCTCCAGCGTGCGCTCCGGTCCCAGGTCCGCCCTCAGCCCCCGGCAGCCGGAGGCTCCCAGGCCCACGGCGGCCAGGAGGAGGAGGAACGGAAGCGGGGACGGGTGCGCGCGCGGTCGGGAGGCCATGGGCCTTTCGGTTAGTAGTCCAACGCCAGACCGAACATCCAGCGCCGGCTGCCCAGGTTCAGGCCCTTGCCGCCGAAGTTGTTCACATCCGCATGCGTGTACTCGGCGAAGAGGTACGAGTGGTTCACGCCCAGGTCCGAGTCGAAGTCGCGCGCGAAGCGCGGCTCCAGCACGTCCAGGAGGAACGACACGCCGGCGGTGCCGCCCCAGCCCCACTTGCCGCCGCTGCCCTTGCTGCCCTCCACCTCTTCCGTGGCGCTGCCCTTGGTCATCCACCAGGGGGAGTAGATGAGCCCCAGCTTGGCGTACGGCACCAGCGGGATGCCCCAGCGGAAGGCCGCGTAGTCGAACTTGTAGAAGGCGTTGAGCTGGATGGGCAGCACCTTCAGCGCCGCCTTGTCCGCCGCCGCCGAGCCGTCATCCAGCTTGGCGTCCGCGTACTTCTCCCCGTAGCCCAGGCCCAGGCCCAGGCCCGCCGTGCCGATGCCCTGGTAGAAGAAGCGCTGGAGCTCCCCCTCGACGAGCAGCAGCGACGTGTCACCGAAGGTGTCCTTGTACGGCGTGTTGCCGTTCAGGGCCTTCTCGGTGTCGATGCGCGGCTTGTAGCCGCCCGCGCGGAAGATGACCGCGCCCGTGCGCGGAGAGCGCGTGGGGATGGTCACCTCCTGCGCCACCGCCGGTACCGCCAAGAGAAGCGCCGCGACTCCCAGGCCCACAGCCGTGCTGCTCATGACACCTTCCTCCGAGACGACAGCCAGATGCCCAGGGCGGCCAGCACCGCGCCACCCGCGATGCCGCCGCCGGTCGCGGCACACCCGCCGCGCTCCTGACCGCCATCTTCCACATAGGCATCGAACAAACCATTGCTCTTCACGGGCGTCGCATCCACCTGGGTGGACCCCGTGCTCACGTTGCCCGCCGTGTCGATGATGGTCGCCTGGAGCCGGTACGTCACGCCATTCGTGAGGCCGTTGACGACGACGTTGCCCTCGCCGGACGCCTTGGTGACGCGCGTCACCGGCCCCGTGGTGCCCTCCAGCGCCAGCGCGCCCACCAGCCCCTGCCCGCCGTCCTCCGTGCCCGCGTCCACGTCCGTCCCGGCATCGGTGTCCGTACCGGCATCCTCATCCGTCCCGGCGTCATCCGAGCCCGCCGTGGCCACCCTCGCCGCCTCCACCACGACGGTGGAGTTCGCCTCCGCGCCATCCACCTGAACCGACAGCGCCGAGTCCCGGGCGATGACCTTCGCGATGGAGGGCGTGGCGGGCGGCTGCGGGTCGTACTTCACCACGAAGGGGGGGCTGCCCACGTTGGAGAAGGTCTCCTGGCAATCGAACCCCAGGCTGCCGCCCAGCCGCCGCGCGGACGCGCACAGCTTGAAGGAGATCTCCGTGTCCTGGGTGTCGCACGTCGTCACGGAGCCCGCGTCCGAGCCGCCGCCGCGCGCGGCGAGCGCCTCCCCCACGGTGAAGGTCACGACGCCGTTCGTCGTCGTGTTGGCCGAGTCGAGCGAAGCCAGGACCAGGTCCGTGGACGCGGGCCGCGTGCCGCAGGACCCCGTGGTCACGTAGAGATAGATCGAGTCCTCACAGGCACTCCCGCTGCGCTGCCAACTGAAGCGGCGCTCCTGGCCACATTCACTCTTGGGCACCGTGACGGTGTTGTTCGTGGCGGTGGACGAACTCGTGAACACCACCGTGGGCCCCGTCTGGGCCACGGCCGTGGACGCGAAGAGCAGGAGGCCAATGAAGGGAAGGCGCATGGATGGGCTGGAAGCTAGCAAGGGCGGGGCCACCCTCAAGCCCCGTCCAGACGGCCTGTTTCCCAAGGAAAACCCCGGGTTCGCGCGCCAAACAGGCAAGGTGCCCCCGGGGGCTTTGCCAAATTGTCAGGCGGGGCGTTCCGCCAGCTTGAGGCCCGCGTCCACCAGGTGGGCGGCGGCCCGGCCGGCGTTGTCCACGGACGCGAAGAGCGTCACCCACTCCGGGGCCTGGGGGAAGGCGCGCACGCGGCCCACGTGGACGGCCGGGTCGCTCATCACCAGCATGGGCATGGGGTAGATGCGCTCGCCGGGGGCATCCAGCACCTTGAGCGAGGGAGACGTCTTCAGCGCGGCGCGCACCTGCTCCACGGGGCCCGGCTTCTTCAGCTGCACGTTCACGGTGAGGCCGTGGCCGTGGAAGGTGGGCACCTGCACGGCGGTGCCGGCCAGGACGGGCGTCTCGCCCAGGGCGGAGAACAGGCGCGCGGCCTCCAGCGTCCAGCCGCCCTCCTCTTCCGTCCACGGGCTGTTCACCATGAAGCCGCCCACCTGGGGCACCAGGTTGAAGCCCACGCGGTGCGGGAAGACCTGCGGCTCCGGCTCGCGGCCGGACAGCAGGTCCGCGGTCTGCTTCTCCAGTTCGGAGATGCCGCGCACGCCCGCGCTGGAGGCGCCCATCAGCGCCGTCACCTGCGCGCGCACCACGCCGAACGCGCGGCGCAGCGGCTCCACCAGGTGCACGGTGGCGCTGGTGACGATGCCCGGCAGGCTCACCACCCGGCCCTTGAAGCTGAAGCCCGGCCCCAGGGCCTCCGTGTTGAAGCCCGGGAGGATGAGCGGCACGTTGCCGTCGCTCCGGAAGGCGCTGCTTGCGTCCACCACCCACGCGCCCGCGGCCTGCGCGGCCGGAGCCAGCGTGCGGGACGCCTCCGCGGGAGTGGCCAGCAGCACGACGTGGATGCCCCGGAAGGCCTCCGCCGAGGCGTGCTCCACCTCCAGCGTGTCCTCGCCGTACTCCACCTCCAGGCCCTTGGAGCGCTCCGAGCCGAAGGCCCGCACCTGCTCCATCGGCACGTCGCGAGCGTACAGATTGGCCAGCACCTCGCGGCCCACCACGCCCGTGGCGCCCACCACGGCAATCCGAAGGTTCTCTCTCATGACGGGCTCCTTTACGTCAGCGCCTCCGCCCACGCGAGCACGACGAAGCGCCCTTCAGGCGGAGGCTTCAGTCTTCCTTCAGCCGCGCCGTGGGCGCGGGGCCCGGCAGCGGCGGGAACTTCGGGTTGCGCTCCGGCTCGGAGGCGCGGACGTAGTGCGGCTCCAGGGCGAAGAGCGCCTCCTGGGAGTACGCCTCCGGCAGCCTCGCCAGCCGCCCCACCTCCACCGCGGACGGGAAGGCCGGGCCGGACAGCAGCCGGTGCGGCGCGACGCCGTGCTTCTCCAGCGCCTGGCGGTAGTCCGCGAGCGCGGGGCCCAGGGCCACGGCCTCCGGTTCGGCGGCCATGCGCTGGGCCACCTCTTCCGGTGACATAGCCGTCTCCGGCGCCAGCGCCTCCACGGCGAAGCCCACGCGGCGGTAGGCGCCCAGATAGAGGTCGTCCTTGCGCGCCACGGCGAGGCAGAACAGCGGCACGCCCTCCGGTCCCTCCAGCGCCACCGCCGCCAGCGATGACGCGCCGGCCACCTTGAGGCCCGTGGCGTACGCCAGCGCCTTCACCGTGGCCAGGCCGATGCGCAGGCCCGTGAAGGACCCCGGCCCCAGGCCCACCGCCAGCCCCTCCAGGTCCTTCAGCTTCAGGCCATGGCGCTGGAGCAGGTCCCCGACGACGCCGGGCAGCGCCTCGCTCTGCTTCTCCGGCGGAAGCACCACCACGTGCTCCACGGCGCGCACGGCGTCCCCCTGGCGTTCCACCAGGGCAAGCGACAGCGTCAGCGTGGAGGTGTCCAGCGCGAGCAACACAGGCGACATCCCTTCTTTCGTTTCAAGGCACTCAGGCCGGAACGGCCCAGAACTCCACCGGCACCTGCGACACGCGGTCGCTGCCGCACCGGTACAGCCGCACGCGCGCCAGGCCCTTGTCCAGCATGCCCAGCTGCTTCGCCGCGGCCTTCGACACGTCGATGATGCGGCCGTCCACGAAGGGGCCGCGGTCGTTGACGCGCACCTCCACCTGGCGGCCGTTCTCCATGTTCATCACCTTCACGCACGACCCGAAGCGCTCCGTGCGGTGCGCGGCGGTGAGGGCGTTCTGGTTGAACTTCTCCCCGCTGGCGGTGGACCGGCCGTGGAGGCCGGGACCGTAGAAGGACGCGACGCCCTCCCCCAGGTAGTTGCGGGGCATCTTCTCCCGGCGCGTCACCTTCGTTCCCCCTTCACCGGAAGAGGTCTCCGGCGGCTGGGGCTTCGCCGCGCGCGACGCGCAGCCAGCGAAGAATCCCATCCCCAGCAGCAGGAGCGCGGTACGTCCTCGCATCATCACCTCGCTAGCGGGTCACGTCGTTGGTCACGGCCAGCAGCATGAGCAGGATGAGCAGCGCCAGGCCCACCATGTTCGCCACCTCGCGCACGCGCACGGGGATGGGGCGGCGGCGGATGCCCTCCCACGCGGCGGACAGCAGGTGGAAGCCGTCCAGCACCGGGATGGGCAGCAGGTTCATCACGCCCAGGTTGATGGAGATGATGGCCATCAGGTTGAGGAAGCTGTCCAGGCCCTGCTCGGCGCTCTTGGCGGCCAGCTGGTACATCATGATGGGGCCGCCAATCGTGCTGGGCGACACCTTGCCCACGAACAGCCCGCCCAGCACCTGCACCATCTGCCCGACAATCTTGGGGACGATGAGCGCGGCTTCCTTGAAGGCGGCGGCCGGGCCCAGGTCGATGGTCACCTTCTCCACCGGCGGCAGGTCCGCGCTGCTGTAGCTCCACGGGCGCACGCCGAACACCAGCGGGGCGCTCGTCTGGCCGTAGTCGTCGCGGGTCTTGAGCGGCGCCTGCGCAAGCTTCTCCGTGCGCTCACCCTGGGCACCGCGCCAGGTGAGCGTGAAGGGCTGGGCCTGCAGGCCGTTGAGCACCGTCGCCAGCTTGTTGAAGGACTTCAGCGGCGTGCCGTTGATGGCGACAATGCGGTCGCCCGGAACGATGCCCGCGCCTTCCGCCACGCTGCCGGTGGCCACGCTCGCCACGTAGAGGTCCACCGCCTCCGCGCCCAGCGCCGCCGCGCCCTCGCCGGGCTGACGCGGCAGGGACACCTTCACCACTTCCGGCAGCCGGCCGGTGACGGCGCCCACGTCCACGGGGGCCAGGCGCGCCACGCTCAGCTCCATGGGGGTGCCTTCCGGCACCTTGGCCACCTCCCGGTAGAGGGCGGCCTCGTCCTGCACGTGCACGCCGTTGACGGACAGCACGCGGTCAAAGCTCTTCAGGCCCGCGGTGGCCGCGGGGGACGTCGCCGGCACGCCCACCACCGGCGGCTGCGGGTAGGGGCTCACGCCAATCATCCCGCGCTCGATGGTGTCCACCGGGGACACCTCCGAGCTCTTCTCCGGCGTCACCTCCACCACCTGCTGCTGCCCGTCGCGCTCCAGGGTGATGGGGACGGGGCGGTTGAACTTGCCGACGAACGCGTCGCGCATGTCGTCGAAGGTGCGGACCGGCTCGCCCTCCACGGACAGGATGCGGTCTCCGGGGCGGACGCCCGCGGCGGCGGCGGCCATGTCCGGCGACACCATGCCCACGCGCGTGGACAGCGTCTCCTGGGGCCCAAGGAAGACGAAGAAGTAGACCAGGATGGGGAACAGCAGGTTGAAGGCCGGACCCGCGAGCACAATCAGCCCGCGCTTCCAGGGCGGCTGCGCCAGGAAGCCGCGCGCGGCCTCTTCCGGCGGGAGCTCTTCGTGCGGAAGGTCTCCGGCCATCTTCACGAATCCGCCCAGGGGCAGCAGCGCCACCTGGTACTCCGTCTCCCCCTTGGTGAAGCCGATGATCTTCGGTCCGAACCCGATGGAGAACTTGAGGACCTTCACTCCGCAGGCCTTGGCCACGAGGAAGTGGCCAAGCTCATGCACCGTGACGAGCACGCCCAGCAGGAGGATGAAGTACCCGAGGTTCAGGAGCATGGCCGGAAGAGTAATCGCGCCCCCCGGGGCGGACAACGCACAACGCACGCCGCAAGGCGGGCGGGCAGGCGCGAAATCAGGCACTTACGGCAGCAGGTGCCTCACGAACTGCACATAGACGAACACCAGCGGCGCATTGAAGATGAGCGCGTCGATGCGATCCAGCACGCCGCCGTGTCCGGGAATGAGCTTTCCGGAGTCCTTCACGCCGTACGCGCGCTTGAGCATGGACTCGCACAGGTCACCCACGGGGCCCAACAGGCCACCCAGGATGCCCAGCACCACACAGTCCCACACGGTGAAGATGGGGAAGAAGCCGAGCTTGGCGACGAACATGCCCAGCACGGAGCCGACCATGCCGCCGAAGAAGCCCTCCCACGTCTTGTTCGGGCTCACCGCGGGGTAGAGCTTGTGCTTCCCCAGGAAGCGGCCGGCGAAGTACGCCAGCGTGTCGTTGGCCCAGGTGATGGTGAGCGCGCAGATGACCCACGCGTGCCCTTCCGGCAGCAGGCGCAGCGCGGACAGCGCGGTGAGGCCAATGGAGCCGTAGAGGAAGCCCGTGACGAGGTGCGCGGCCCGGGTGGGGGCCTCCGCGAGCACGCCCCGGAACAGGTTGTAGATCCACGCGAAGAAGAAGAAGACGGACGTCAGCCAGAAGGCGGCCTCGCCCGTGCGCGCGGCGTCTCGCAGCGGCAAGAGCGGCATCACGAAGGCGAAGGCCATGCCCACCCAGGCGGCGGCGCCCAGGCGCTTCTGCGTGATGAGGTAGTACTCGCCGGCGCACACGGCCGCGGCGGCACCCAGGAGGATGGCGCTGGAGTACCCGCCCAG includes the following:
- a CDS encoding phosphatidate cytidylyltransferase, whose amino-acid sequence is MNEKNKNLLIRVVTGVTLLPLVLLLLFLGGYSSAILLGAAAAVCAGEYYLITQKRLGAAAWVGMAFAFVMPLLPLRDAARTGEAAFWLTSVFFFFAWIYNLFRGVLAEAPTRAAHLVTGFLYGSIGLTALSALRLLPEGHAWVICALTITWANDTLAYFAGRFLGKHKLYPAVSPNKTWEGFFGGMVGSVLGMFVAKLGFFPIFTVWDCVVLGILGGLLGPVGDLCESMLKRAYGVKDSGKLIPGHGGVLDRIDALIFNAPLVFVYVQFVRHLLP
- a CDS encoding septal ring lytic transglycosylase RlpA family protein, which codes for MRGRTALLLLGMGFFAGCASRAAKPQPPETSSGEGGTKVTRREKMPRNYLGEGVASFYGPGLHGRSTASGEKFNQNALTAAHRTERFGSCVKVMNMENGRQVEVRVNDRGPFVDGRIIDVSKAAAKQLGMLDKGLARVRLYRCGSDRVSQVPVEFWAVPA
- the rseP gene encoding RIP metalloprotease RseP, which encodes MLLNLGYFILLLGVLVTVHELGHFLVAKACGVKVLKFSIGFGPKIIGFTKGETEYQVALLPLGGFVKMAGDLPHEELPPEEAARGFLAQPPWKRGLIVLAGPAFNLLFPILVYFFVFLGPQETLSTRVGMVSPDMAAAAAGVRPGDRILSVEGEPVRTFDDMRDAFVGKFNRPVPITLERDGQQQVVEVTPEKSSEVSPVDTIERGMIGVSPYPQPPVVGVPATSPAATAGLKSFDRVLSVNGVHVQDEAALYREVAKVPEGTPMELSVARLAPVDVGAVTGRLPEVVKVSLPRQPGEGAAALGAEAVDLYVASVATGSVAEGAGIVPGDRIVAINGTPLKSFNKLATVLNGLQAQPFTLTWRGAQGERTEKLAQAPLKTRDDYGQTSAPLVFGVRPWSYSSADLPPVEKVTIDLGPAAAFKEAALIVPKIVGQMVQVLGGLFVGKVSPSTIGGPIMMYQLAAKSAEQGLDSFLNLMAIISINLGVMNLLPIPVLDGFHLLSAAWEGIRRRPIPVRVREVANMVGLALLILLMLLAVTNDVTR